A genomic segment from Nicotiana sylvestris chromosome 1, ASM39365v2, whole genome shotgun sequence encodes:
- the LOC104247107 gene encoding uncharacterized protein, whose amino-acid sequence MSLQLADQTKIIPEGIVEDVLVRVDKFVFLVDFIVMKMEENKEIHLILGIAFLAMGRAILDIHERKLMLRVGEETITFKMEVEMEVKKEKPTTSVEWKVKGVKKKAALIERDKCGVYPKKAEKKLSVWMCALVRAHGMDPDFDSNSD is encoded by the coding sequence ATGTCGTTGCAGCTGGCAGATCAAACAAAGATAATACCTGAGGGGATAGTTGAAGATGTCTTAGTACGAGTGGATAAGTTTGTATTTCTGGTAGACTTTATAGTGATGAAGATGGAGGAGAATAAGGAGATACACCTCATCCTAGGAATAGCATTCTTAGCAATGGGTAGAGCAATTTTAGATATACACGAGAGGAAGCTCATGCTGAGAGTAGGTGAGGAGACCATAACTTTCAAAATGGAGGTAGAAATGGAGGTTAAAAAGGAGAAACCAACTACAAGTGTTGAATGGAAGGTGAAGGGTGTGAAGAAAAAAGCTGCACTAATTGAGAGAGATAAGTGTGGGGTGTACCCCAAAAAGGCTGAGAAGAAGCTGTCTGTGTGGATGTGTGCACTAGTTCGGGCGCATGGAATGGATCCCGACTTTGATTCAAACTCCGACTAG
- the LOC138891293 gene encoding uncharacterized protein, with protein sequence MKKTPEEIVTILDELFEDANQWPSEIAERRRSTGVHQVDTNTSVHVQLDAMAKEIRKLTFDSTHNEPHIYERLDAHGAAIKELGTGLRNLERQVEQIANILSERIPGTLLADTEKNPKETINVVTLRSGGKELKIEDDKKKKGKKGEKIKKEETLRREDSNNMSKHMPDLPFPQKLYREKLDKQFDRFLDMLRQVNVNLPFTEVLSQMLAYAKFLKEILTKKRNIEETSVVKLTEYCSAILQNKLPQKCGDQGSFTIPCSLGTLEFDKYLCDSGSSINLMPLFIYKKTGE encoded by the exons ATGAAGAAGACTCCAGAGGAGATAGTCACTATTCTAGATGAGCTATTTGAAGATGCAAATCAGTGGCCCTCTGAGATTGCTGAAAGGAGAAGATCAACTGGTGTTCACCAGGTTGATACTAACACATCTGTGCATGTACAACTTGATGCCATGGCCAAAGAAATAAGGAAGCTGACGTTTGACTCGACACACAATGAGCCTCAT ATATATGAGAGGTTAGATGCTCATGGTGCAGCTATCAAAGAACTTGGGACAGGTTTGCGTAACTTGGAGAGACAAGTGGAACAAATTGCAAATATATTATCTGAGAGAATCCCAGGTACTCTTCTAGCTGATACTGAGAAAAATCCCAAAGAAACAATAAATGTTGTGACCTTGAGAAGCGG TGGGAAGGAGCTGAAAATTGAAGATgataaaaagaagaaaggaaagaaaggagaaaagataaAGAAGGAGGAAACTTTGAGAAGGGAGGACTCTAATAATATGAGCAAGCATATGCCTGATCTACCTTTCCCGCAAAAGCTCTATAGAGAAAAGTTGGACAAGCAGTTTGACAGATTTTTAGACATGCTGAGACAGGTTAATGTAAATCTTCCATTCACTGAAGTTCTCTCACAAATGCTGGCTTATGCAAAGTTCTTGAAGGAGATCCTTACAAAGAAGAGAAATATAGAAGAGACATCGGTAGTCAAGCTCACAGAGTATTGCAGTGCAATCTTGCAAAACAAACTCCCACAAAAATGTGGAGATCAAGGGAGTTTTACCATACCCTGCTCTCTAGGCACTCTTGAATTTGATAAATATTTATGTGATTCTGGTTCCTCAATTAATCTAATGCCTTTGTTTATTTACAAAAAAACTGGAGAATGA